From the genome of Lutzomyia longipalpis isolate SR_M1_2022 chromosome 2, ASM2433408v1, one region includes:
- the LOC129790782 gene encoding cyclin-dependent kinase 1, whose product MEDFQRIEKIGEGTYGVVYKGKNKKTGEIVAMKKIRLEVDDEGIPSTAIREISLLKELKHENIVTLQDVLMEENRLYLIFEFLSMDLKKYMDSLPDNKMLDDELVKSYLHQITRAILFCHRRRVLHRDLKPQNLLINKDGLIKIADFGLGRCVGVPVRLYTHEIVTLWYRSPEILLGSKRYSCPVDIWSVGCIFAEMATRKPLFQGDSEIDQLFRMFRVLQTPTEEIWPGVTSLPDYKSTFPCWTQNQLAKQVKNLSKSGLDLLQKMLTYNPVHRISAAKILEHEYFASYTSKLCPIE is encoded by the exons ATGGAGGACTTCCAGAGGATTGAGAAGATCGGCGAAGGGACGTATGGTGTTGTGTACAAGGGGAAGAACAAGAAGACCGGAGAAATTGTTGCCATGAAGAAGATCCGGTTGGAGGTGGATGATGAGGGGATCCCATCGACGGCAATTCGAGAAATTTCCCTGCTAAAGGAGCTGAAACATGAGAATATTGTGACACTGCAGGACGTGCTGATGGAGGAGAATCGTCTGTACTTGATCTTTGAGTTTCTCTCGATGGATCTGAAGAAGTACATGGATTCCCTTCCGGATAACAAAATGCTCGACGATGAGCTGGTAAAGAGTTACCTGCATCAGATCACCAGGGCTATTCTCTTCTGCCACCGGCGTAGGGTGCTGCATCGGGATTTGAAGCCACAGAATCTCCTGATTAATAAGGATGGTTTGATAAAGATTGCGGATTTTGGGTTGGGACGCTGTGTTGGGGTGCCGGTGCGTCTGTACACGCATGAGATTGTTACGCTGTGGTATCGTTCGCCGGAAATCCTCCTTGGGTCCAAGAGGTACTCCTGCCCCGTTGACATCTGGTCCGTGGGGTGTATTTTTGCCGAAATGGCCACGCGCAAGCCACTCTTCCAGGGAGATTCGGAGATTGATCAACTCTTCCGGATGTTCCGTGTGCTGCAGACACCCACTGAGGAAATTTGGCCAGGAGTTACATCTCTGCCCGACTACAAGTCAACATTCCCCTGTTGGACGCAGAATCAACTTGCCAAACAA GTGAAGAATCTCAGTAAGAGTGGTCTGGATTTGCTGCAGAAAATGCTGACCTACAATCCCGTCCACCGAATCTCTGCAGCAAAAATCCTCGAACATGAATACTTTGCCAGCTACACATCGAAGCTGTGTCCCATTGAGTAG
- the LOC129790781 gene encoding medium-chain acyl-CoA ligase ACSF2, mitochondrial-like, which produces MEVVKRSLRILTCTQKIPKSGLIKINRRNYAQSSGLSYIHNIGKQPLVYRTIGQQLTRAANEFGDREAVVCIEEHTKFTYDQLRSEADRLAAGFQCLGLTRGDRVGIWAPNVAIWPVVMFAAARAGLILVALNPAYEAPEMQFCIQKVGIKALVASESFRQTDYYEKLVKIVPELSSSDPGRIHSKILPHLTTIIINSERYFPGTFRLSDVGSLPTPSQINSIEDQQKDISPDSGCNIQFTSGTTGMPKAALLKHFGFVNNGIHIGNRNGIYEARVCMQVPFFHAYGTVITVMACVSHRGTMVLPSILYNPEKSLRSIQDEECSVIYGTPTMYVDLVNKQREMKLKLKAEIAVTGGALCPPQLLIDMKNELGLKKVKTIFGMTENSAVSFNTLDNDSTEQILETVGHIQDHIEAKVVDAQGNLVPFGTPGELCVRGYFTMLGYWGDEEKTRETLGRDGWLRTGDQFILQSDGYGKVVGRLKEMIIRGGENIFPKEIENFLATCPQIAEAYIVGVPDERLGEEMCAFVRLRSDCESFSPQDIRDFCKGKITYFKIPKYIEIVTEFPKTLSGKIQKFKLQQHFIEKQNERMVTEPLAKDISI; this is translated from the exons ATGGAGGTCGTGAAGCGTTCTCTGAGAATTCTAACGTGTAcccaaaaaatccccaaaagtgGATTAATTAAGATAAATCGAAGAAATTACGCGCAATCGAGTGGTTTGAGCTACATCCACAACATCGGGAAGCAACCACTGGTATACAGGACAATAGGTCAGCAGTTGACGCGAGCTGCTAATGAATTCGGTGACCGTGAAGCCGTTGTGTGCATTGAGGAGCACACAAAGTTCACGTATGATCAGTTGAGGAGTGAAGCTGATCGTCTTGCCGCTGGGTTTCAGTGTCTCGGATTAACACGGGGGGATCGTGTGGGAATTTGGGCTCCCAATGTAGCCATCTGGCCTGTTGTTATGTTTGCCGCTGCGAGAGCAGGACTCATCCTGGTGGCTCTCAATCCAGCATACGAAGCTCCAGAGATGCAGTTCTGCATCCAGAAGGTCGGCATTAAAGCCCTCGTTGCGTCTGAGAGCTTCCGCCAGACGGACTACTATGAGAAACTCGTGAAAATTGTCCCAGAACTCAGCTCAAGTGATCCTGGAAGGATTCACAGCAAGATCTTACCTCATCTCACGACCATCATTATCAACTCTGAACGATACTTTCC agGAACGTTCCGATTAAGCGACGTGGGGTCCCTCCCAACACCTTCACAGATAAACTCAATTGAGGATCAGCAGAAAGATATCAGCCCCGATAGTGGATGCAACATTCAATTCACTTCGGGCACCACTGGGATGCCAAAAGCTGCCCTTCTGAAGCACTTTGGCTTCGTCAACAACGGCATCCACATTGGGAATCGCAATGGGATCTATGAGGCTCGTGTTTGTATGCAGGTACCATTCTTCCATGCCTATGGAACAGTGATAACAGTGATGGCCTGTGTCTCTCATCGTGGGACAATGGTCCTCCCATCAATTCTCTACAACCCCGAAAAGAGTCTTCGCTCAATTCAGGATGAGGAATGTTCAGTGATCTACGGGACGCCCACAATGTACGTGGACTTGGTGAATAAGCAGCGTGAGATGAAGTTGAAGCTCAAGGCAGAAATTGCCGTGACTGGCGGAGCTCTCTGCCCTCCGCAACTCCTCATCGACATGAAGAATGAGTTGGGATTGAAGAAGGTGAAG ACAATTTTCGGCATGACTGAAAATTCAGCTGTGAGCTTCAATACTCTCGATAATGATTCCACTGAGCAAATTCTCGAGACAGTTGGGCACATCCAGGATCACATTGAAGCCAAAGTTGTTGATGCTCAGGGAAATCTCGTACCCTTCGGCACTCCCGGGGAGCTCTGTGTGCGCGGATACTTCACCATGTTGGGCTACTGGGGCGATGAGGAGAAGACTCGCGAAACGTTGGGAAGGGACGGATGGCTCAGGACGGGAGATCAGTTCATCCTGCAGTCCGATGGGTATGGGAAGGTTGTTGGGCGCCTGAAGGAGATGATCATTCGTGGCGGAGAGAATATCTTCCCCAAAGAGATTGAGAACTTCCTGGCCACTTGCCCACAAATTGCCGAAGCCTACATCGTTGGTGTCCCAGATGAACGTCTTGGGGAGGAAATGTGTGCCTTTGTGCGTCTCCGTAGTGACTGTGAATCCTTCTCACCGCAGGATATTCGGGATTTCTGCAAGGGGAAGATCACCTACTTCAAGATCCCCAAATACATTGAAATTGTCACGGAATTCCCCAAAACTCTCTcggggaaaattcaaaaattcaaacttcAGCAGCATTTCATTGAgaaacaaaatgaaagaatgGTTACAGAACCATTAGCAAaagatatttcaatttaa
- the LOC129790787 gene encoding pre-mRNA-splicing factor ATP-dependent RNA helicase DHX16 encodes MSSRRRRHDSSSSESVDSAEEERRKDIKERDEFADRLKKKDEDKTRRVLETSSKRAYEEAAKRLKMEVEDRDKMLPQLRVASRRKYLEKRKEDKVAELEADIIDDEYLFEDSVLTQREKHERAYKKEILQIAKEHEKARELERIQRYHMPQDVKKGDKSEYVEVDEREKMPNSEQKKWEAEQLASAVFKFGSKDASSSRQEEYDLLLDDQIEFIQALTLEGTKGKDKEKRAELTEAQRRKMDIEETKKSLPVYPFREDLIAAIGAHQVLIIEGETGSGKTTQIPQYLHEAGYTKDGQKIGCTQPRRVAAMSVAARVAQEMNVKLGNEVGYSIRFEDCTSERTVIKYMTDGTLHREFLSEPDLASYSVMIIDEAHERTLHTDILFGLVKDISRFRPELKLLISSATLDAEKFSAFFDDAPIFRIPGRRFPVDIYYTKAPEADYIDACVVSVLQIHATQPLGDILVFLTGQEEIETCNEMLTDRVKRLGSKLKELIILPVYANLPSDMQAKIFEPTPPNARKVVLATNIAETSLTIDNIIYVIDPGFAKQNNFNSRTGMETLMVVPISKASANQRAGRAGRTAPGKCFRLYTAWAYKHELEDNTVPEIQRINLGNAVLTLKALGINDLLHFDFLDPPPHETLVLALEQLYALGALNHHGELTKLGRRMAEFPVDPMMAKMLLASEKYKCSEEVVTIAAMLSVNSAIFYRPKDKIIHADTARKNFNHLHGDHLSLLQVYNQWADTDFSTQWCYENFIQYRSMKRARDVREQLAGLMQRVEIEMVSGLPETINIRKAITAGYFYHIARLSKGGNYKTIKHNQTVMIHPNSALFEDLPRWVLYHELVFTTKEYMRQVTEIESKWLLEVAPHYYKPKELEDSTNKKMPKTIGRATITA; translated from the exons ATGAGTTCACGAAGAAGACGCCACGACAGCTCAAGTTCAGAGAGTGTGGATAGTGCTGAAGAGGAACGAAGAAAGGATATCAAGGAACGCGATGAATTTGCTGATAGACTGAAGAAGAAAGATGAGGATAAGACACGTCGTGTGCTGGAGACATCCTCGAAGCGTGCCTACGAGGAAGCAGCCAAGCGGCTGAAGATGGAAGTGGAGGATCGGGATAAAATGCTGCCACAGCTGCGTGTGGCATCCCGGCGGAAGTACTTGGAGAAGCGAAAAGAGGACAAAGTGGCTGAGCTAGAGGCGGACATCATTGATGATGAGTACCTCTTTGAAGACAGCGTCCTGACGCAGCGTGAGAAACATGAGCGGGCGTACAAGAAGGAAATCCTGCAGATTGCAAAAGAGCACGAGAAAGCGCGTGAGCTGGAACGTATCCAGCGCTACCACATGCCACAGGATGTGAAGAAGGGGGATAAGAGTGAGTACGTGGAGGTGGATGAGCGTGAGAAGATGCCCAATTCGGAGCAGAAGAAGTGGGAAGCTGAACAATTGGCGTCGGCTGTCTTCAAATTTGGTTCCAAGGATGCGAGTTCATCGCGGCAGGAGGAGTATGATCTGCTGCTGGATGATCAGATTGAGTTCATCCAAGCACTGACGCTCGAGGGAACCAAAGGGAAGGACAAGGAGAAACGAGCAGAGCTCACTGAGGCACAGCGACGGAAGATGGACATTGAGGAGACGAAGAAATCCCTTCCTGTCTATCCCTTTCGGGAAGATCTCATTGCTGCCATTGGAGCACATCAGGTTCTAATTATTGAGGGTGAAACGGGCTCGGGGAAGACCACACAGATCCCACAGTACCTCCACGAGGCGGGCTACACGAAGGATGGGCAGAAGATTGGCTGTACCCAGCCACGGCGTGTAGCTGCCATGAGTGTGGCAGCTCGTGTGGCGCAGGAGATGAACGTGAAGCTGGGCAATGAAGTGGGCTACAGCATTCGCTTCGAGGATTGCACATCCGAAAGAACTGTGATCAAGTACATGACAGATGGGACGCTGCACCGGGAATTCCTTTCAGAACCCGATCTTGCCTCCTACAGTGTCATGATCATTGACGAAGCTCACGAACGCACACTCCACACGGACATCCTTTTCGGTCTTGTGAAGGACATTTCACGCTTCCGCCCAGAGCTGAAGCTCCTCATTTCGAGTGCCACACTCGATGCTGAGAAGTTTTCCGCCTTCTTCGACGATGCTCCCATCTTCCGGATTCCCGGACGACGCTTTCCGGTGGATATTTACTACACAAAAGCCCCCGAAGCGGATTACATCGATGCCTGTGTCGTTTCAGTCCTCCAAATTCACGCCACGCAGCCTCTGGGAGACATTCTCGTCTTCCTGACGGGACAAGAGGAGATTGAGACGTGCAATGAGATGCTCACGGATCGTGTAAAGCGTCTCGGGTCGAAGCTAAAGGAACTCATCATCCTCCCTGTTTATGCAAATCTCCCGAGCGATATGCAAGCCAAAATCTTCGAACCAACACCTCCCAATGCCCGGAAAGTCGTTCTGGCCACAAATATTGCTGAAACTTCCCTCACAATTGATAACATCATCTATGTCATTGATCCTGGATTTGCTAAGCAGAATAATTTCAACTCCCGGACAG GAATGGAAACATTGATGGTGGTACCAATCTCAAAAGCTTCTGCAAATCAGAGAGCAGGAAGAGCTGGGAGAACAGCTCCGGGAAAATGCTTCCGATTGTACACAGCGTGGGCGTATAAGCATGAATTGGAAGACAATACAGTTCCGGAGATTCAGCGAATTAATCTGGGCAATGCCGTGCTAACGCTCAAAGCTCTGGGAATAAATGATCTGCTGCACTTTGACTTCCTGGATCCACCGCCCCATGAGACTCTGGTGCTGGCACTGGAGCAACTTTACGCCCTGGGGGCGCTGAACCATCACGGAGAGCTGACAAAGCTGGGGAGAAGAATGGCAGAATTTCCCGTGGATCCCATGATGGCGAAGATGCTGCTGGCCAGTGAGAAGTACAAGTGCTCCGAGGAGGTGGTCACCATTGCTGCCATGCTTTCGGTCAACAGTGCAATCTTCTACAGGCCCAAGGATAAGATAATTCACGCCGATACCGCCAGAAAGAACTTCAATCATCTCCATGGGGATCACCTGAGTCTCCTCCAGGTGTACAATCAATGGGCAGACACGGACTTCAGTACGCAATGGTGCTATGAGAATTTCATTCAGTATCGCTCAATGAAGCGTGCACGGGATGTACGAGAGCAGCTGGCGGGGCTGATGCAGCGCGTGGAGATTGAAATGGTTTCCGGACTTCCGGAAACAATTAACATCCGCAAAGCCATCACAGCGGGCTACTTCTATCACATTGCCCGCCTGTCGAAGGGTGGGAACTACAAGACAATCAAACACAACCAAACTGTTATGATTCATCCGAATTCAGCTCTTTTCGAGGATCTTCCACGGTGGGTGCTGTACCATGAGCTTGTCTTCACGACAAAGGAGTACATGCGCCAGGTAACGGAGATTGAGAGCAAGTGGCTCCTTGAGGTGGCTCCACACTATTACAAACCCAAAGAACTCGAGGATTcgacgaataaaaaaatgcccAAAACAATCGGGAGGGCCACCATTACAGCCTGA
- the LOC129789213 gene encoding medium-chain acyl-CoA ligase ACSF2, mitochondrial-like, translating to MKIVSRSTRIFLNSQKVFVSGLIKINRRNYAQSSGLSYIHNIGKQPLVYRTIGQQLTRAANEFGDRGAVVCIEERTKFTYEQLRSEADRLAAGGLIKINRRNYAQSSGLSYIHNIGKQPLVYRTIGQQLTRAANEFGDREAVVCIEERTKFTYEQLRSEADRLAAGFQCLGLTRGDRVGIWAPNVAIWPVVMFAAARAGLILVALNPAYEAPEMQFCIQKVGIKALVASESFRQTDYYEKLVKIVPELSSSDPGRIHSKILPHLTTIIINSERYFPGTFRLSDVGSLPTPSQISSIEDQQKDISPDSGCNIQFTSGTTGMPKATILKHLAFINNALAYRKLGMERRKACILVPFFHAYGLMMGIMNTMCNNLTLVVPSIHYNAQKNFSVIRDEECSVIYGTPTMYVDLINKQREMNLKLNAEIAITGGAPCTPQLIKEMKEGLGIKKIKTFLGMTENTGVSFLSLPEDPDERAFDGVGHIQDHIEAKVVDAQGNLVPFGTPGELCVRGYFTMLGYWGDEEKTRETLGRDGWLRTGDQFILQSDGYGKVVGRLKEMIIRGGENIFPKEIENFLATCPQIAEAYIVGVPDERLGEEMCAFVRLRSDCESFSPQDIRDFCKGKITYFKIPRYIEIVTEFPKTLSGKIQKFKLQEEFVDISRRIRVSA from the exons ATGAAGATCGTTAGCAGGTccacaagaattttcttaaactctcAGAAAGTTTTTGTTAGTGGATTAATTAAGATAAATCGAAGAAATTACGCACAATCGAGTGGTTTGAGCTACATCCACAACATCGGGAAGCAACCACTGGTGTACAGGACAATAGGTCAGCAGTTGACGCGAGCTGCTAATGAATTCGGTGACCGTGGAGCCGTTGTGTGCATTGAGGAGCGCACAAAGTTCACATATGAGCAGTTGAGGAGTGAAGCTGATCGTCTTGCCGCCGG tgGATTAATTAAGATAAATCGAAGAAATTACGCACAATCGAGTGGTTTGAGCTACATCCACAACATCGGGAAGCAACCACTGGTTTACAGGACAATAGGTCAGCAGTTGACGCGAGCTGCTAATGAATTCGGTGACCGTGAAGCCGTTGTGTGCATTGAGGAGCGCACAAAGTTCACGTATGAGCAGTTGAGGAGTGAAGCTGATCGTCTTGCTGCCGGGTTTCAGTGTCTCGGATTAACACGGGGGGATCGTGTGGGAATTTGGGCTCCCAATGTAGCCATCTGGCCTGTTGTTATGTTTGCCGCTGCGAGAGCAGGACTCATCCTTGTGGCTCTCAATCCAGCCTATGAGGCACCAGAGATGCAGTTCTGCATCCAGAAGGTCGGCATTAAAGCCCTCGTTGCGTCTGAGAGCTTCCGCCAGACGGACTACTATGAGAAACTCGTGAAAATTGTCCCAGAACTCAGCTCAAGTGATCCTGGAAGGATTCACAGCAAGATCTTACCTCATCTCACGACCATCATTATCAACTCTGAACGATACTTTCC agGAACGTTCCGATTAAGCGACGTGGGGTCCCTCCCAACACCTTCACAGATAAGCTCAATTGAGGATCAGCAGAAAGATATCAGCCCCGATAGTGGATGCAACATTCAATTCACTTCGGGCACCACTGGGATGCCAAAAGCTACAATTTTAAAGCATTTAGCTTTCATTAATAATGCTTTAGCGTACAGGAAATTGGGAATGGAGAGGAGAAAAGCCTGCATCCTTGTCCCATTTTTCCATGCTTATGGATTAATGATGGGTATCATGAACACAATGTGCAATAATTTAACTCTTGTTGTCCCATCAATTCACTACAATGcccaaaagaatttctcagtAATCCGAGATGAGGAGTGTTCAGTGATCTACGGAACGCCTACAATGTACGTGGATTTGATCAATAAGCAGCGGGAGATGAATCTTAAACTCAATGCGGAAATTGCCATAACTGGAGGAGCGCCGTGTACTCCACAACTCATTAAAGAAATGAAGGAAGGCTTGGGAATTAAGAAGATTAAG ACTTTTCTCGGGATGACTGAAAATACAGGAGTTAGTTTCCTAAGCTTACCTGAAGATCCAGATGAGAGAGCCTTTGATGGAGTTGGGCACATTCAGGATCACATTGAAGCCAAAGTTGTTGATGCTCAGGGGAATCTCGTACCCTTCGGCACTCCCGGGGAGCTCTGTGTGCGCGGATACTTCACCATGTTGGGCTACTGGGGCGATGAGGAGAAGACTCGCGAAACGTTGGGAAGGGACGGATGGCTCAGGACGGGAGATCAGTTCATCCTGCAGTCCGATGGGTATGGGAAGGTTGTTGGGCGCCTGAAGGAGATGATCATTCGTGGCGGAGAGAATATCTTCCCCAAAGAGATTGAGAACTTCCTGGCCACTTGCCCACAAATTGCCGAAGCCTACATCGTTGGTGTCCCAGATGAGCGTCTTGGGGAGGAAATGTGTGCCTTTGTGCGTCTCCGCAGTGACTGTGAATCCTTCTCACCGCAGGATATTCGGGATTTCTGCAAAGGGAAGATCACCTACTTCAAGATCCCACGATATATTGAAATTGTCACGGAATTCCCTAAAACTCTCTcggggaaaattcaaaagtttaagCTCCAAGAGGAATTTGTGGATATTAGCAGGAGAATTCGGGTATCAGCTTGA